In Nitrospiraceae bacterium, the genomic window TTGCAGACGACGGGTATGGTAACTCCGCTCTCATGGATGTGAGTTTCAAGGTCAAACCCCAAGCCTGGCGCACCCGTTCCATCACGATTTCGGACTCATTTATTCGTAAAACGGTTCCAACCATTCTGGCACAGACTCCTGAATTACAGAGTACGGGCGATCCACTGAAGGATTTCCTTCTGGTCAATGACACGTTACGCAAAATGAATAACGAGACCATTTCCAAACTGGCCAAGAGCAGCCGACATGAATTTCTCTGGAAGGGGGCTTTTCGCCAATTGTCGGGCTCACAGGTCGAGGCTTCCTTCGCCGATCACCGCAAATATACGTATAAGGGACAGGTCGTCGATACCCAAGATCATTTAGGATTTGATCTCGCCGTCACCCAGCATTATCCCGTCGAAGCGGCGAATAACGGAATTGTGATATTTGCCGGATATCTGGGAATTTATGGGAACACGATTATTCTTGATCATGGATATGGATTGCTTTCCTTGTATGCGCATCTCTCTTCGATTGAAGGCAAACCCGGTGACGCGGTCACCCTGGGACAACCCATTGGCAAATCAGGCACCACCGGTCTCGCAGCCGGCGACCACCTGCATTTTAGTTTGATTTTGCATGGCGAACAGGTGAATCCCACGGAATGGTGGGATCCGTTTTGGGTGAAAACCCGCATCAAAGACCAGTTAGGATTGCCCTCTCTGGTTAAACCAACGGATGAAGAACCGGAACCGGCCACAACACACTTAGGCCCCTCTCCCGCGCCAGTCCAGTAATGTCATAAGGCGGCTTCACCCTCCGAGATCCCGAATCCCACATGAATTTCAAGACCCTCTGAGTCATCAAAGGATACGAACGTATGGCCAAACGAACCCGGTCTGGCACCGATAATACCACCAACAACCCTTCAGCAATCATCCCGGTTTTGTTGGATGAAACGACGCGGCAACGCTATCTCAATTATGCGCTCTCGGTTATTACCTCACGAGCCCTCCCGGATATCCGGGATGGATTGAAACCGGTGCAGCGGCGCATTTTGTTTTCCATGTTTCACAATCATCGCCTGGTGCCTGACCGGCCTCCCATCAAGAGCGCCAAAGTCGTGGGGTCGGTTATCGGTGAGTGGCATCCACATGGAGACGCGGCGGTTTATGACGCGATGGCTCGCATGGCCCAACCCTGGTCATTGCGCAACACCCTGGTGGATGGCCATGGAAATTTCG contains:
- a CDS encoding M23 family metallopeptidase — translated: MSKKGLLFIIVLALIAIYLGLIGNARWGDSTPPEISLEQPFELVGPTTPLVLRIHDDETGLRDISVRIIHNMETFSLADQSFSSEGWLSAAGGRDHEFTLNVVPYANSDLPRRQGQAQLIVTARDYSWRNWFEGNGQRLEKEFTPQFTPPRLELLSPPTTIVQGGAGIVRYRVIPEVSIHGVKIGKAFFPGYPAPDKAGMFAFIAFPYNLPSSTPIQVIADDGYGNSALMDVSFKVKPQAWRTRSITISDSFIRKTVPTILAQTPELQSTGDPLKDFLLVNDTLRKMNNETISKLAKSSRHEFLWKGAFRQLSGSQVEASFADHRKYTYKGQVVDTQDHLGFDLAVTQHYPVEAANNGIVIFAGYLGIYGNTIILDHGYGLLSLYAHLSSIEGKPGDAVTLGQPIGKSGTTGLAAGDHLHFSLILHGEQVNPTEWWDPFWVKTRIKDQLGLPSLVKPTDEEPEPATTHLGPSPAPVQ